A DNA window from Niabella yanshanensis contains the following coding sequences:
- a CDS encoding glycoside hydrolase family 3 N-terminal domain-containing protein, whose amino-acid sequence MNRGKLRMFLVVFLAFSMHMSLYSQNKSIYKDRTRSESDRVGDLIRQMTLAEKIGQMNQLNFEKITTGIEEKVKTGEVGSLLNVTNPVEVNKLQEIALKQSRLGIPLIIGRDVIHGLHTIFPIPLGQAASFDDELVKNAAHIAAVESREKGINWTFAPMLDISRDPRWGRIAESLGEDPYLAGRLGAAMVRGFQGNTLSDPTSIAACLKHFVGYGAAEGGRDYNSTNIPIHLLRNVYLEPFRKSVEAGAATVMTSFNDNDGVPASGNSFLLKQVLRKEWKFDGFVVSDWASMSEMIPHGFAADRKEVASLSANAGLDMEMVSQTYIQNLSQLVKEGKVPIQTIDELVKNILRIKFRMGLFENPFAPIGDPGKTYSQAHLAAAREAAIKSAVLLKNNNQLLPLDKGKKIAVIGPMADAPHDQMGTWVFDGQKEHTITPVKALQTEYTHINYVYEPALAFSRDKNKARFEKAVEAAKQADVAVVFLGEESILSGEAHSLSNINLIGVQSDLLAALQAAHKPVVLVVMAGRPLTIERDLPNADAVLYNFHPGTMGGPAILDLLYGKANPGGKLPVTFVREVGQIPMYYNHNNTGRPGPKNPMKLDDIPLEAKQSSLGNSSFYLDSGRDPLFPFGYGLSYTSFVYTDLKLSADKIQPGQKLAVSVTLTNSGKYEGTEIAQLYVQDIVGSIARPVKELKGYQKISLQPGESKKVIFELSAGDLAFYGLDLIKKSEKGLFNVWVGGNSDSGLKSSFSLQ is encoded by the coding sequence ATGAACCGGGGAAAACTCAGGATGTTTTTAGTGGTCTTTTTAGCCTTCTCAATGCACATGTCGTTATATAGCCAAAATAAAAGTATTTATAAAGACAGGACCCGATCTGAATCAGATCGGGTAGGAGACCTGATCAGGCAAATGACTTTAGCGGAAAAGATCGGGCAGATGAACCAGCTGAATTTTGAAAAAATAACTACGGGTATTGAGGAAAAGGTCAAAACAGGGGAGGTGGGTTCTTTATTAAATGTAACCAACCCGGTGGAAGTAAATAAGCTCCAGGAAATAGCGCTGAAACAAAGCCGGCTGGGCATTCCGTTAATTATCGGGCGCGATGTAATTCATGGCTTGCATACCATCTTTCCTATTCCATTAGGCCAGGCAGCTTCCTTTGACGATGAGCTGGTAAAAAACGCCGCCCATATAGCGGCCGTAGAGTCCCGTGAAAAGGGTATTAACTGGACTTTTGCGCCGATGCTGGACATCAGCCGCGATCCAAGATGGGGAAGGATCGCTGAAAGTTTGGGTGAAGATCCCTACCTGGCGGGGCGTTTAGGAGCAGCTATGGTGAGGGGATTCCAGGGTAATACATTATCGGATCCTACTTCTATTGCTGCTTGTTTAAAACATTTTGTTGGCTATGGCGCGGCCGAAGGCGGCAGGGATTATAATAGCACTAATATACCCATTCACCTGTTACGTAATGTTTACCTGGAGCCTTTCAGGAAATCAGTGGAAGCGGGCGCTGCTACCGTAATGACTTCTTTCAACGACAACGATGGTGTACCTGCTTCGGGAAACAGCTTTCTCCTGAAACAGGTGCTGCGGAAAGAATGGAAGTTTGATGGATTTGTGGTTTCAGACTGGGCATCTATGTCGGAGATGATCCCGCATGGTTTTGCTGCGGATAGAAAGGAAGTAGCTTCGCTTTCAGCCAATGCGGGGCTGGATATGGAGATGGTAAGCCAAACCTATATCCAGAACTTATCCCAATTGGTCAAAGAAGGAAAAGTACCCATTCAAACCATTGATGAACTGGTTAAAAATATTCTTCGCATCAAATTTCGCATGGGATTGTTTGAGAATCCTTTTGCGCCCATCGGTGACCCAGGCAAAACCTACTCGCAGGCGCATTTAGCCGCAGCAAGAGAAGCAGCTATTAAATCGGCGGTTTTATTAAAAAATAATAACCAGCTATTACCGCTTGACAAGGGTAAAAAGATTGCAGTGATTGGCCCTATGGCCGACGCACCGCATGACCAGATGGGCACCTGGGTTTTTGATGGACAGAAAGAACATACCATAACACCTGTCAAAGCTCTACAAACCGAATACACGCATATTAACTATGTATATGAACCCGCACTGGCATTCAGCAGGGATAAAAATAAAGCCCGTTTCGAAAAAGCGGTGGAGGCTGCAAAACAAGCCGATGTTGCGGTTGTTTTCCTGGGAGAGGAATCTATTCTCTCGGGCGAAGCGCATTCTTTATCCAATATTAATTTGATAGGCGTGCAATCAGATTTGCTGGCAGCGCTGCAGGCTGCTCATAAGCCGGTTGTACTGGTAGTGATGGCAGGCCGTCCATTAACGATTGAGCGGGATCTGCCCAATGCCGATGCGGTCTTATATAATTTTCATCCCGGTACCATGGGCGGGCCTGCTATTTTAGACCTGCTTTACGGGAAAGCTAATCCGGGTGGCAAATTACCCGTTACGTTTGTGCGCGAAGTAGGTCAGATCCCGATGTACTATAATCATAATAATACCGGCAGGCCAGGCCCTAAAAACCCAATGAAACTGGATGATATTCCACTGGAAGCCAAACAGAGCTCCCTGGGCAATAGTTCTTTCTACCTAGACTCGGGAAGAGACCCTCTTTTCCCGTTTGGCTATGGTCTTTCTTACACCAGCTTTGTGTATACAGACCTGAAACTTTCGGCGGATAAGATACAACCGGGGCAAAAACTGGCAGTGTCGGTAACATTAACCAATTCCGGTAAATATGAAGGCACTGAAATAGCACAATTATACGTCCAGGATATTGTTGGATCGATAGCCCGCCCGGTTAAAGAATTAAAAGGGTATCAAAAGATCAGTTTACAACCAGGGGAGTCAAAAAAAGTGATATTTGAATTGAGCGCCGGGGATTTGGCTTTCTACGGTTTAGATCTTATAAAGAAATCTGAAAAAGGATTGTTTAATGTATGGGTAGGAGGTAATAGCGACTCAGGGCTGAAATCTTCATTTTCTTTGCAATAA
- a CDS encoding cellulase family glycosylhydrolase — MMIKFVRGLLLFTTSCLWTSYSMGQGFLKADGKKIVDESGKEIILRGMGLGGWMLQEGYMYGLSALGQQYRIREKIEASVGAEKAEQFYERWLTTHTTRKDIDALAALGFNSIRLPMHYALYTLPVDKEPIAGSDTWLEKGFALTDSLLKWCSANKIYLILDLHAAPGGQGNDLAISDRDPSKPSLWQSEANQKKTIALWTKLAARYANEPWMGGYDILNETNWGFQDEKDTRGTNEQQNIPLKKLSQEITRAIREVDKRHLIIIEGNGFGNNYKGMLPPWDDNMALSFHKYGNFNTVNTIQHFLDLRDQYNIPLWLGESGENSNTWFREAIKLCEDNGIGWAWWQHKKMNINNPFEIKKPEDYNRLLADWSGKGPRLSKEEAWNILEEWLYNTRLENNIFHADVADAMFRQVQFNTAVPFKKHVLNNGATTIQAVDFDMGPQRVAYFDRDTASYHYTPGVNTAGNRGWTYRNDGVDIKMENNEPYIFHIQDGEWLQYTISVKAGGNYQFAFRTRSDSTGGSLTILDNEKKLTGVVLPVTNPKKWTRTQSTPVRLTKGMHRLKIYADKGGFEWVDFSISEPLKQK, encoded by the coding sequence ATGATGATAAAGTTTGTCAGAGGACTGCTGCTGTTTACTACGAGTTGCTTATGGACTTCCTATTCAATGGGCCAGGGCTTTTTGAAAGCCGATGGTAAGAAGATAGTGGACGAAAGTGGCAAGGAAATTATTTTAAGGGGAATGGGATTAGGCGGCTGGATGTTACAGGAAGGCTATATGTATGGCTTAAGCGCTTTGGGACAACAATATCGTATCCGCGAAAAAATAGAAGCTTCCGTTGGTGCGGAAAAAGCAGAGCAGTTTTATGAGCGATGGCTGACAACACATACAACGCGGAAGGATATTGACGCATTGGCTGCTTTGGGATTTAATTCTATAAGGCTTCCCATGCATTATGCTTTATACACGCTACCCGTGGACAAGGAACCAATTGCTGGAAGCGATACCTGGCTGGAGAAAGGTTTTGCACTCACCGATAGTTTACTAAAGTGGTGTAGCGCCAACAAAATATACCTGATTCTCGATCTGCACGCAGCACCCGGCGGCCAGGGAAATGACCTTGCTATTTCGGACCGCGACCCATCAAAGCCCTCATTGTGGCAAAGTGAAGCTAACCAAAAAAAGACCATTGCTCTTTGGACCAAGCTGGCCGCACGTTATGCAAATGAGCCCTGGATGGGCGGATATGATATATTGAACGAAACCAACTGGGGATTCCAGGATGAAAAAGATACAAGAGGCACCAACGAGCAACAGAATATTCCTTTGAAAAAACTTTCGCAGGAGATTACCAGGGCCATAAGAGAAGTGGATAAAAGGCATTTGATTATTATAGAAGGAAATGGTTTTGGAAACAACTACAAGGGTATGCTTCCGCCATGGGATGATAACATGGCCTTAAGTTTTCATAAGTATGGAAATTTTAATACGGTGAACACCATTCAGCATTTCCTGGACCTGAGAGATCAGTACAATATTCCTTTATGGCTGGGCGAATCCGGTGAAAATTCTAATACCTGGTTCAGAGAGGCTATAAAACTATGTGAGGATAATGGGATTGGATGGGCCTGGTGGCAGCATAAAAAGATGAACATTAATAATCCCTTTGAAATAAAAAAGCCCGAGGATTATAACAGGTTGCTGGCTGATTGGTCGGGTAAAGGGCCGAGGCTGTCTAAAGAGGAAGCCTGGAATATCCTGGAAGAATGGCTGTACAATACCAGGTTGGAAAACAATATTTTTCACGCAGATGTTGCCGATGCCATGTTCAGGCAGGTACAATTTAATACGGCTGTACCTTTTAAAAAGCATGTATTAAATAACGGTGCAACCACTATTCAAGCGGTGGATTTTGATATGGGGCCGCAGCGGGTAGCCTATTTTGACAGGGATACCGCAAGCTACCATTATACACCGGGCGTTAATACAGCCGGTAACCGCGGATGGACATACCGCAATGACGGTGTTGATATCAAAATGGAAAATAATGAGCCCTATATTTTTCATATACAGGATGGCGAATGGCTTCAATACACTATTTCTGTAAAAGCCGGCGGCAATTATCAATTTGCTTTTCGTACCAGGTCTGATAGTACAGGAGGGTCTTTAACCATCCTGGATAATGAAAAAAAACTAACCGGGGTTGTACTTCCGGTTACCAATCCGAAAAAATGGACCCGCACGCAAAGCACACCGGTACGATTAACAAAAGGCATGCACCGGTTAAAAATATATGCAGACAAAGGCGGATTTGAGTGGGTTGATTTCAGCATCTCCGAGCCATTGAAACAAAAATAA
- a CDS encoding triple tyrosine motif-containing protein: protein MVDHKYYGFLLLCILIAGLPCRAQNVIGNPSIINYSKKSYKGGNQNWDIDQDERGVMYFANNNGLLTFDGVYWQTYQLPNGIALRSVMVAKDGNIYVGGQGQIGYFKADAQGRLAYHSLNPLLSPEDNTFTDVWNICEKDNAVFFRINSKIFVLNKGKIEAYASNYWSFLGEAGKDIIAHNANRGLLIFENGKDWKPLPFGDRLPAGAAVRSIIPFGTDSLLIATQQFGFFILDHKGLSSFGTPSIREVATQSIYQALQLPDKNFLVATRLGGCYVIDRKGHLLERITINEGLQSQNTLSVKADREGNIWLGLDNGIDVVNYTDAIKHIFPEKENHNTGFAAAVYHQYLYLGTSAGVYRTPLSMEPDISRNQGRFELVKNSKGEVWGLSVVHNKLFIAHASGAYYVNNGEAVLIDNSIGYWGFQPYGNSKQILAGTYNSISFLEEAGSKIQRSAGLISSESARFVVQHNGVIWIAHPYRGVFRVVRDAQGKLEAKPYTDKERVISNNNNRIFKIAGKLILADDNGIFEYNSNKDKFIRSVYFEKMFGKTLVNYLQEDRYENIWFTQGKKIGVVDKSSGFSRKTYFTELEDKFTFNFEHINVVDSNNVFIAAEKGFFHLNLRSYNNKRKKPVVHIRSVRTRINENDSLLYGGYTDGTESPLIQYSKSGIMLSFSALEYSHPDDVEYSYQLEGFDQQWSAWGEKTEKEFSNLPAGKYTFRVKSRIGGEESAPAVYHFIILPPWYQTWWAIVLYVFAGIGLLWLLLKYQRQRDFKEQQKKLLQQKREHEEKQRTLELRHELEVQENEKKIIQLTADKLQSELDHRNKELASSAMNLVRKIEVMSTLKESLQSYKNMPDTEKSGKEFQKIIKTIDKELDQQQEWEQFAFHFDKVHNNYLQHLKDSYPSLSANDLKLCAYLKLNISTKEIAQLMNISVRGVETARFRLRKKFLLPGDVHLADFLIRFEGPA, encoded by the coding sequence ATGGTCGATCATAAATATTACGGTTTCTTGCTGCTTTGCATTTTAATAGCAGGGTTGCCCTGCCGCGCACAAAATGTAATCGGGAATCCTTCCATCATAAACTATTCAAAAAAATCATACAAAGGAGGTAACCAGAACTGGGATATTGACCAGGATGAAAGAGGCGTGATGTATTTTGCAAATAACAACGGACTGCTCACTTTTGACGGAGTTTATTGGCAAACCTATCAATTACCCAATGGAATTGCGTTGCGTTCCGTTATGGTTGCTAAAGACGGGAATATTTATGTTGGTGGTCAGGGGCAGATTGGCTATTTCAAAGCAGATGCACAGGGGAGGCTGGCTTATCACTCATTAAACCCGTTACTATCACCGGAGGACAATACTTTTACTGATGTCTGGAACATTTGTGAGAAAGATAACGCTGTTTTTTTTAGAATCAATTCAAAAATATTTGTCCTCAACAAGGGCAAGATAGAGGCCTATGCCAGTAATTATTGGTCTTTCCTGGGTGAAGCCGGAAAGGACATAATTGCCCATAACGCTAACCGGGGGCTTTTGATATTTGAGAATGGAAAGGATTGGAAGCCCCTACCTTTCGGGGACCGACTGCCGGCGGGCGCAGCAGTACGTTCTATCATACCATTTGGCACAGACTCTCTTCTGATTGCTACCCAGCAATTTGGTTTTTTTATTCTCGATCATAAAGGACTTAGTTCTTTTGGTACACCGTCCATCAGAGAAGTGGCAACTCAAAGCATCTACCAGGCACTTCAGTTGCCCGACAAAAACTTCCTGGTTGCTACCCGGCTGGGAGGCTGCTACGTGATTGATCGCAAGGGTCACTTACTTGAAAGAATTACTATCAATGAAGGGCTGCAAAGCCAGAACACCCTTTCTGTAAAAGCTGACCGGGAAGGTAATATCTGGCTAGGACTGGATAATGGCATAGACGTGGTGAATTATACCGATGCCATTAAACATATTTTCCCCGAAAAAGAAAATCATAACACCGGTTTCGCGGCTGCCGTATATCATCAGTATTTATACCTGGGCACTTCTGCTGGTGTGTATCGTACCCCCTTGTCAATGGAGCCCGACATTAGCAGAAACCAGGGCCGGTTTGAGCTTGTGAAAAATTCAAAAGGTGAAGTATGGGGGCTTTCAGTTGTTCACAATAAATTATTTATCGCACATGCTTCCGGCGCCTATTATGTTAATAATGGCGAGGCAGTTTTGATTGATAACAGTATAGGCTATTGGGGTTTTCAGCCCTATGGTAACTCAAAACAAATACTTGCCGGAACCTACAATAGTATCAGCTTCCTGGAGGAGGCAGGTAGTAAGATACAACGCAGCGCAGGCTTGATTTCCAGCGAATCGGCCAGGTTTGTAGTTCAGCACAATGGCGTAATCTGGATAGCGCATCCTTATAGAGGGGTCTTTCGTGTGGTACGCGATGCACAGGGGAAATTGGAAGCGAAACCCTATACAGATAAAGAAAGGGTGATCAGCAATAACAATAACCGGATATTTAAGATAGCGGGTAAGCTGATCCTGGCAGACGACAACGGCATTTTTGAGTATAATAGTAATAAAGATAAATTTATACGTTCGGTATATTTTGAGAAAATGTTTGGTAAAACCCTGGTCAATTACCTGCAGGAAGACCGGTATGAAAATATCTGGTTCACCCAGGGAAAGAAAATCGGCGTAGTTGATAAATCTTCTGGCTTCTCCCGCAAAACCTATTTTACTGAGCTGGAAGATAAGTTCACCTTTAATTTTGAACATATTAATGTTGTGGACAGCAATAATGTATTCATTGCTGCCGAAAAAGGTTTTTTTCATTTAAACCTCAGGTCTTATAACAATAAGAGAAAGAAGCCGGTAGTACATATCAGAAGCGTAAGAACCCGGATCAATGAAAACGATAGTTTACTGTATGGAGGGTATACAGACGGCACTGAAAGTCCTTTGATTCAATACAGTAAATCGGGCATTATGCTAAGCTTCAGTGCCCTTGAATATAGCCACCCGGATGACGTGGAATATAGCTATCAACTGGAGGGATTCGATCAGCAATGGTCTGCTTGGGGAGAAAAAACGGAAAAAGAATTCAGTAATCTTCCCGCAGGCAAGTATACATTCCGTGTAAAAAGCAGGATAGGAGGTGAAGAGTCAGCGCCGGCTGTGTATCATTTTATTATTCTTCCGCCCTGGTATCAAACCTGGTGGGCTATTGTTTTATACGTTTTTGCCGGAATCGGCTTATTGTGGCTACTCTTAAAATACCAGCGGCAACGTGATTTTAAAGAGCAGCAGAAAAAGTTACTGCAACAAAAGCGGGAGCACGAAGAAAAGCAGCGCACCCTTGAGTTGAGACATGAACTGGAAGTGCAGGAAAATGAAAAAAAGATTATCCAGCTTACAGCTGATAAGCTACAATCAGAGTTAGACCACCGCAATAAAGAGCTCGCCTCGTCCGCAATGAACCTGGTCAGGAAAATTGAAGTAATGTCCACTTTAAAAGAAAGCCTGCAGTCGTATAAAAACATGCCTGATACTGAAAAATCAGGAAAAGAGTTTCAAAAAATCATTAAGACAATTGATAAAGAATTAGATCAGCAACAGGAGTGGGAGCAGTTTGCTTTTCATTTTGATAAAGTGCATAATAATTATCTGCAGCATTTAAAAGACAGCTACCCTTCCTTATCTGCCAACGATCTCAAGCTTTGCGCTTACCTGAAATTGAATATATCTACCAAGGAAATCGCACAATTGATGAATATTTCCGTTCGTGGTGTTGAAACCGCCCGGTTCAGATTACGTAAAAAGTTCCTTCTGCCCGGCGATGTGCACCTGGCTGATTTTTTGATCCGTTTTGAAGGGCCAGCATGA
- a CDS encoding glycoside hydrolase family 30 protein, giving the protein MSKWISLCTVFVCLAANAQQAPLSERTVTIFTTAENSKERITKTASGKGFSPMEQPKETEVCIFVDPSKTFQKFAGIGGAITDASAETFAKLSKDKQQELLTAYYDLNNGIGYSLARTNINSCDFSSDMYTYVKDNDITLKSFDITHDKQFKIPMIQQAISAAGGQLNLYVSPWSPPAWMKDNNNMLTGGKLLKQYYQSWANYYIKYINALKQEGVPVWGLSVQNEPMATQRWESCIYTAEDEAAFIKTALGPALQKAGMSDKKLIIWDHNRDLMYQRASVTLKDPAVAKYVWGIGFHWYETWTGSDMMFDNLKRTAEAFPTKNLIFTEGCKEKFSMDSIHNWSLGERYGISMINDFNAGTVAWTDWNILLDENGGPNHVGNFCFAPVHAHTKNNELIYTSAYYYIGHFSKFIRPGAQRVIAAANRTNLLTTAFKNPDGTIAVIVMNKGNEALTYNLWMANHAVAVQSPAHSIQTIIL; this is encoded by the coding sequence ATGAGCAAATGGATCTCACTATGTACCGTCTTTGTATGCCTGGCTGCAAATGCACAACAGGCGCCGCTGTCCGAAAGAACGGTTACTATTTTCACAACAGCGGAAAATTCTAAAGAAAGGATTACTAAAACCGCTTCTGGCAAAGGATTTTCGCCCATGGAGCAGCCTAAAGAAACAGAGGTTTGCATTTTTGTAGACCCTTCTAAAACCTTTCAAAAATTTGCAGGTATCGGAGGCGCTATTACCGATGCTTCTGCAGAGACCTTTGCCAAACTCTCAAAAGATAAGCAGCAGGAATTGTTGACAGCCTATTACGATTTAAACAATGGAATCGGTTATTCGCTGGCAAGAACCAATATCAATAGTTGTGATTTTTCCAGCGACATGTATACCTATGTAAAAGATAACGATATAACGTTGAAGAGTTTTGATATCACGCATGACAAGCAGTTTAAAATCCCGATGATCCAACAAGCTATATCAGCTGCCGGTGGCCAGCTTAATTTATATGTAAGTCCCTGGAGTCCCCCCGCCTGGATGAAAGACAATAATAATATGCTTACAGGAGGTAAACTGCTGAAACAATATTATCAGTCCTGGGCCAACTATTATATAAAATACATTAACGCGTTAAAGCAGGAGGGTGTGCCGGTTTGGGGTCTTTCCGTACAGAACGAACCTATGGCAACACAGCGCTGGGAAAGCTGTATTTACACGGCTGAAGATGAAGCGGCTTTTATCAAAACAGCCCTGGGACCCGCTTTGCAAAAAGCCGGTATGAGCGATAAAAAACTGATTATTTGGGATCACAACCGGGACCTGATGTACCAGCGCGCCAGCGTTACTTTAAAAGATCCGGCCGTTGCTAAGTATGTTTGGGGTATTGGATTTCACTGGTACGAAACCTGGACGGGTAGTGATATGATGTTTGACAACCTGAAAAGGACAGCCGAAGCCTTTCCCACCAAGAACCTGATATTTACCGAGGGTTGTAAAGAAAAGTTTTCTATGGATAGCATCCATAACTGGAGCCTGGGAGAGCGGTATGGTATTTCCATGATCAATGACTTTAATGCAGGTACGGTTGCCTGGACAGACTGGAATATACTCCTGGATGAAAACGGCGGCCCCAATCATGTGGGTAATTTTTGCTTTGCACCGGTACATGCCCATACTAAAAACAATGAGCTGATTTATACCAGTGCCTACTATTATATCGGTCATTTCTCGAAGTTTATTCGTCCCGGGGCCCAACGTGTTATAGCGGCAGCCAACCGAACCAACCTGTTAACCACCGCATTCAAAAATCCTGACGGAACCATTGCTGTCATTGTTATGAATAAAGGCAATGAAGCATTAACCTATAATTTATGGATGGCCAATCATGCGGTTGCGGTGCAGTCGCCCGCACATTCTATTCAAACAATTATCCTGTAG
- a CDS encoding glycoside hydrolase family 30 protein: MNYKRNIAAFSVIALVSIYAQCNKSGSPGAGAPLPSFESDGSLAVWVTKADSSVLLKKVNTIRFSPGTATTAAIQVDSSQAFQGIDGFGYTLTGGSATLINQLSAPVKAALLQELFGNDENSISISYLRVSVGASDLDPAAFSYNDLPAGQTDVQQDQFSIAPDKKDLVPVLKSILAINPKIKILASPWSPPAWMKDNGATKGGSLKREYHASYAQYFVKYIQAMKAEGIAIDALTIQNEPLHPGNNPSLLMLADQQRDFIKEALGPAFKAADIKTKIILYDHNLDRPDYPISILNDPEAKKYIDGSAFHLYAGNVNAMSQVYNAHPDKRLYFTEQWTGSTGNFNGDLKWHVKNVVIGTMKNWSRVALEWNLASDPAYRPHTPGGCTQCKGALTINGNQVNRNVGYYIIAHASKFIPDGSRRVSSTELDGLSNVAFVTPQGKKVLLVLNEQNMDKAFNINFNGQQASYTITANTVATIVW, translated from the coding sequence ATGAATTACAAACGGAATATAGCTGCTTTTAGTGTAATTGCATTAGTTTCTATTTATGCCCAATGCAATAAGTCTGGCAGTCCGGGTGCCGGTGCACCACTGCCTTCGTTTGAATCAGATGGCTCTTTAGCGGTTTGGGTAACCAAGGCTGATTCATCAGTATTATTAAAAAAAGTAAATACCATCCGGTTTTCGCCAGGAACTGCAACTACTGCAGCTATACAGGTAGACAGTAGCCAGGCATTTCAGGGAATAGATGGTTTTGGATACACATTAACCGGGGGTAGTGCTACCTTGATCAACCAGCTTAGTGCTCCTGTAAAAGCTGCTTTGCTGCAGGAGCTTTTTGGTAATGATGAAAATAGCATTAGTATTAGCTACCTGCGGGTGAGTGTTGGCGCTTCTGATCTGGATCCGGCAGCTTTTAGCTATAATGATCTGCCTGCGGGTCAAACCGATGTGCAGCAGGATCAATTCAGCATTGCTCCCGATAAAAAAGACCTGGTACCGGTATTGAAAAGCATCCTGGCTATTAATCCCAAAATAAAAATACTGGCATCGCCCTGGAGCCCGCCAGCCTGGATGAAGGATAATGGCGCTACCAAGGGAGGAAGCCTTAAACGGGAATATCATGCATCCTATGCTCAATATTTTGTAAAGTATATACAGGCAATGAAAGCAGAGGGGATTGCTATAGATGCCCTAACTATCCAGAATGAGCCTTTGCATCCGGGAAATAATCCAAGCTTATTAATGCTCGCAGATCAGCAAAGAGATTTTATCAAAGAAGCCCTGGGACCCGCTTTTAAAGCTGCTGATATCAAAACAAAAATTATTTTATACGACCATAACCTCGACAGACCAGATTATCCCATCAGTATACTCAATGATCCGGAGGCCAAAAAATATATTGATGGTTCGGCCTTTCACCTCTATGCAGGTAATGTAAATGCGATGAGCCAGGTGTATAATGCCCATCCTGATAAGCGCCTCTACTTTACAGAGCAATGGACAGGCTCTACAGGCAATTTCAATGGCGACCTGAAATGGCATGTTAAAAATGTGGTTATAGGTACTATGAAAAACTGGAGCCGGGTGGCCCTTGAATGGAACCTGGCCAGCGACCCGGCTTACAGGCCCCATACACCAGGTGGTTGTACACAATGCAAAGGCGCCTTAACCATTAATGGAAACCAGGTAAACAGGAATGTGGGTTATTATATTATTGCACATGCATCCAAATTTATACCGGATGGATCGCGGCGCGTTTCGAGCACCGAGCTTGACGGCTTATCAAATGTTGCATTTGTAACTCCGCAGGGTAAGAAAGTGCTGCTGGTACTTAATGAGCAAAATATGGATAAAGCTTTTAACATCAATTTTAATGGTCAACAGGCTTCCTATACCATCACTGCCAATACGGTGGCCACCATAGTGTGGTAA